One window of Vibrio atlanticus genomic DNA carries:
- a CDS encoding PPC domain-containing DNA-binding protein, with translation MITPIATRLTRGQDLKLELQKLVTAHNISAGSVASCVGCVSQLNIRLANANNTKLIKAPFEIVSVMATLTPNHQHVHISVADENGDVIGGHLLEGTIIATTAELIVHRYDTLTFNREHDDTTGYTELTISSNT, from the coding sequence ATGATTACTCCTATCGCAACGAGATTAACCCGCGGCCAAGACCTCAAACTTGAACTCCAAAAGCTTGTGACAGCACACAATATCTCAGCGGGTTCTGTTGCGTCTTGTGTCGGATGTGTTTCTCAACTCAATATTCGATTGGCTAATGCGAACAACACCAAGCTCATCAAAGCTCCGTTCGAAATCGTATCTGTGATGGCGACGCTAACCCCAAACCACCAGCACGTTCATATATCTGTTGCCGATGAGAATGGCGATGTAATTGGCGGGCATTTGCTTGAAGGGACGATTATCGCCACCACCGCTGAATTGATTGTTCACCGCTACGATACTTTGACCTTCAACAGAGAGCATGATGATACGACGGGTTACACTGAGCTCACTATCAGCAGTAACACATAA
- a CDS encoding PolC-type DNA polymerase III, whose product MAPNSADSADSVIVLDFETTGLSPNMGDRAIEIGAVKLVNGEVVDTFQQLMNPGFRVSGFIESYTGISNRMLSTAASCSEVMDEFADFIQGSQLVAHNASFDKRFLDAELDFIGRDYTGKFACSMLIARRLIQDAPTHKLGDLVRFKNIDNDGTFHRALADSEMTARLWLLMIDELQSDHGIQQPSFQLMQKISKTAKGSIPKLLMSNRN is encoded by the coding sequence ATGGCTCCAAACTCCGCAGACTCCGCAGACTCCGTTATCGTTCTCGATTTCGAAACCACAGGCTTATCACCAAACATGGGTGACCGAGCGATTGAAATCGGTGCGGTTAAATTAGTTAACGGCGAAGTCGTCGACACCTTTCAGCAACTCATGAACCCAGGGTTTCGTGTTAGTGGATTCATTGAAAGCTATACCGGAATCAGTAACCGTATGTTAAGCACAGCGGCCAGTTGCAGTGAAGTGATGGATGAGTTTGCAGACTTTATCCAAGGCAGCCAACTTGTTGCTCACAATGCATCGTTTGATAAGCGCTTTCTCGATGCGGAATTAGACTTTATTGGCCGAGACTACACAGGCAAGTTCGCTTGCTCAATGTTGATTGCTCGCCGCCTAATCCAAGATGCGCCGACTCATAAGCTAGGCGACCTTGTGCGCTTTAAGAATATCGACAACGACGGTACTTTCCACAGAGCGTTAGCCGATTCAGAAATGACAGCACGGTTGTGGTTATTGATGATTGATGAGCTTCAAAGTGACCACGGCATTCAACAGCCGAGTTTTCAACTGATGCAGAAAATATCTAAGACCGCTAAAGGCTCTATTCCAAAGCTGCTGATGAGCAACAGAAATTAA
- a CDS encoding DUF6279 family lipoprotein → MRKCRWLVLLSCFLFSGCGTKFAYNNISWFVVSYIEDFVTLSNSQESELEERFDLLQQWHKETQLPLYISQLEVIQNTDRSDMNSAFITEQSDQIKDHIRSIVSKFSPDIYALSMQLTPEQDNEFLKNFRENQQEYYEERLSLNDEDSRERYRSRIEDRLERWLGSVSKEQKQIISTWSQEWVNTNDNWRQYQNNTYQDLSTLIEKKSDLDIAQPIIMNLLLNNEAYYPEGLEPELNKNMQTSANFLVDIVERSTNKQWAYFMSELASLKGTFESLQE, encoded by the coding sequence ATGAGAAAGTGTCGCTGGTTAGTCTTATTAAGCTGTTTTCTATTCTCTGGCTGCGGGACTAAATTTGCCTATAACAATATAAGCTGGTTTGTCGTTAGCTATATTGAAGACTTTGTAACTCTTTCCAATAGTCAGGAATCAGAGCTAGAAGAGCGCTTCGATTTATTACAGCAATGGCATAAAGAAACTCAACTGCCGTTATATATTTCGCAATTAGAAGTGATCCAAAACACAGATCGTTCTGATATGAATTCTGCTTTTATCACTGAACAAAGTGACCAAATTAAAGACCATATTCGCTCAATCGTTAGTAAGTTCTCTCCCGATATTTACGCGTTAAGCATGCAGCTTACCCCTGAGCAAGATAACGAATTCTTAAAGAACTTTAGGGAAAATCAGCAAGAATATTACGAAGAAAGATTATCATTGAATGATGAAGATTCGAGAGAGCGATATCGGAGTCGAATTGAAGATCGGTTAGAGCGATGGCTAGGATCGGTATCGAAAGAGCAAAAGCAGATTATTTCAACTTGGTCTCAAGAATGGGTAAATACCAACGATAACTGGCGCCAATATCAAAATAATACCTACCAAGATTTATCGACACTGATAGAAAAGAAAAGCGACTTAGATATAGCTCAGCCGATTATTATGAACCTGCTTCTGAACAATGAAGCTTATTACCCTGAAGGACTTGAGCCTGAGCTTAACAAGAACATGCAGACATCAGCCAATTTTTTAGTCGATATCGTAGAAAGGAGTACGAATAAGCAGTGGGCTTATTTCATGAGTGAATTAGCAAGCCTTAAAGGAACATTTGAATCACTGCAGGAGTAG
- the dbpA gene encoding ATP-dependent RNA helicase DbpA, whose product MSTSKFSSIALKPELLNTLDSLGYTEMTPIQALSLPTILDGKDVIGQGKTGSGKTAAFGLGVLQNLRVKRFRVQSLVLCPTRELADQVAKEIRTLARGIHNIKVLTLCGGMPMGPQIGSLEHGAHILVGTPGRILDHLERDRIDLSELNTLVLDEADRMLEMGFQDALDAVIEAAPKDRQTLLFSATFPKQIKSVADRIMNNPEMVKVESTHDHSSIQQHFYKVEGTEARDDALELMLLHHQPESAVVFCNTKKEVQNVNDELSHRGFSVIELHGDMEQRERDQALVQFSNKTISILVATDVAARGLDVDNLDAVFNFELSRDPEVHVHRIGRTGRAGSKGVAISFFSEKEMHRVAQIDEYMDMPIEPSQLPAKPIAKPYYSNMVTIQIDGGKKAKLRAGDILGALTGQGGIDGKSVGKINLFAMRAYVAVERSMAKKALGKIESGKMKGRQFRARILK is encoded by the coding sequence TTGAGCACTTCAAAATTCTCTTCAATCGCCCTTAAACCAGAGCTTCTAAATACGTTAGATTCTCTTGGTTATACTGAAATGACGCCTATTCAAGCGTTAAGTCTTCCTACTATTCTGGATGGCAAGGATGTTATCGGTCAGGGTAAAACGGGTTCAGGTAAAACAGCTGCTTTTGGTTTAGGCGTGCTGCAAAACCTACGCGTTAAGCGTTTCCGTGTTCAGTCTTTAGTGTTATGTCCGACTCGTGAGCTAGCAGACCAAGTAGCAAAAGAGATCCGTACTCTTGCTCGTGGTATTCACAATATTAAAGTGCTGACACTATGTGGCGGTATGCCAATGGGCCCACAAATTGGTTCATTAGAGCATGGCGCACACATTCTTGTGGGCACTCCTGGTCGTATCCTTGACCACCTAGAGAGAGACCGTATTGACCTGTCTGAGTTGAACACACTTGTGTTAGATGAAGCCGACCGCATGCTGGAAATGGGTTTCCAAGATGCACTAGATGCTGTTATTGAAGCAGCACCAAAAGATCGTCAAACGTTATTGTTCAGTGCAACTTTCCCTAAACAGATTAAATCTGTTGCAGACCGCATCATGAATAACCCTGAAATGGTGAAGGTTGAATCAACACACGATCACTCAAGCATCCAGCAACACTTTTATAAGGTTGAAGGTACTGAAGCTCGTGATGACGCACTAGAGCTAATGCTTCTTCATCATCAACCAGAGTCAGCGGTTGTGTTCTGTAATACTAAGAAAGAAGTACAGAACGTAAACGACGAGCTAAGCCACCGTGGCTTCAGTGTTATTGAGCTTCATGGCGACATGGAACAGCGTGAACGTGACCAAGCTTTGGTTCAGTTCTCAAATAAAACCATCTCTATCTTGGTTGCAACAGATGTTGCTGCTCGTGGTCTTGATGTTGATAACCTAGATGCTGTGTTCAACTTTGAGTTGTCTCGCGATCCTGAAGTTCACGTACACCGCATCGGTCGTACTGGACGTGCAGGAAGCAAAGGCGTCGCTATCAGCTTCTTTAGCGAAAAAGAGATGCACCGTGTTGCTCAAATTGATGAGTACATGGATATGCCAATCGAACCGTCTCAGTTGCCAGCTAAACCAATTGCTAAGCCGTACTACTCAAACATGGTAACTATCCAGATTGATGGTGGTAAGAAAGCGAAACTTCGCGCAGGTGATATCCTTGGTGCGTTGACAGGCCAAGGCGGTATTGATGGTAAGTCAGTAGGCAAGATCAACTTGTTCGCGATGCGCGCTTACGTAGCTGTAGAAAGATCAATGGCTAAGAAAGCATTAGGAAAAATCGAATCAGGTAAGATGAAGGGGCGTCAATTTCGCGCCCGAATCCTGAAGTAA
- a CDS encoding aldo/keto reductase — protein sequence MVARVTTAPQGPELSELVQGYWRTAEWGMTPQQRLTFLKQHIDLGITTVDHADIYGNYQCEKLFGEALALEPSLRDDIQIVTKCDINLCGDHTPDRKINHYDTSAHHIYQSVNNSLERLGVTELDVLLIHRPDVLMDADEVAEAFAELHKVGKVKHFGVSNFSPRQFDLLQSRLGKPLVTNQVEINPLNFEVAHDGTLDQLQMNRIRPMAWSCLGGGSIFSGDSAQAIRVRDELEAIRQEVGADSIDQVIYAWVRRLPSNPITIIGSGKIERVKTAVDALKIELTREQWYRVWVASKGHGVP from the coding sequence ATGGTTGCAAGAGTAACGACAGCGCCACAAGGCCCAGAACTTTCTGAGTTGGTGCAAGGATACTGGCGTACAGCGGAGTGGGGCATGACCCCGCAACAACGCCTGACTTTCCTGAAGCAGCACATTGATCTTGGTATCACAACTGTTGATCACGCGGATATCTACGGTAACTACCAATGTGAAAAGTTGTTTGGTGAAGCATTAGCGCTTGAGCCAAGCCTCCGTGATGATATTCAAATCGTCACCAAGTGCGACATCAACTTGTGTGGTGACCACACTCCAGATCGTAAGATCAATCACTATGACACCAGCGCGCACCATATTTACCAATCAGTAAATAACTCTCTAGAGCGTTTGGGTGTAACCGAACTTGATGTATTACTCATTCACCGCCCAGATGTACTGATGGATGCAGATGAAGTGGCAGAAGCGTTCGCTGAACTTCATAAAGTCGGCAAAGTTAAGCACTTCGGTGTCTCTAACTTTTCACCGCGTCAGTTCGACTTACTGCAATCTCGACTAGGTAAGCCACTAGTGACTAACCAAGTTGAAATCAACCCATTGAACTTCGAAGTGGCTCATGATGGCACGCTAGATCAACTGCAGATGAACCGTATTCGTCCAATGGCGTGGTCTTGTCTCGGTGGTGGTAGCATCTTTAGTGGCGATTCAGCACAAGCGATTCGTGTTCGTGATGAACTAGAAGCCATTCGCCAAGAAGTGGGTGCAGATAGTATTGACCAAGTAATTTACGCTTGGGTTCGTCGATTACCGTCTAATCCGATTACTATTATTGGTTCAGGTAAGATTGAGCGTGTGAAAACGGCCGTTGATGCACTGAAAATAGAACTTACGCGCGAGCAATGGTATCGCGTTTGGGTTGCCTCTAAAGGTCACGGTGTGCCATAG
- a CDS encoding PstS family phosphate ABC transporter substrate-binding protein, translating to MKRLFNKSGLLLAAVTAFFSVSTLANDVSDIGLVAIEPNMEGLVKDLLESQEIDLEILLSDSVPEQMIMQRSRVGITSKKWTDKEMARFDMRYGYRPTELMFTADVIAILANENNPATSISVAELIDVFGCSNDPKHPKWLPSSDIRNGESLDTHMLPFAIDHNLKGHTTFSSWVECGTEGDYAHTQFLADLPDLINKIEDEEAAIGYTVYSDQISDVKWLSVVDNLGVNYDLNKETILSGRYPLATVYYMYLNIPAHRKGFTEQEKFFVGLTLSEEHQGVLNQYGFISLPPEAIQRNKVRLSLEEPAIEGGYK from the coding sequence ATGAAACGTCTATTTAATAAATCGGGCTTACTGCTTGCTGCTGTAACTGCGTTTTTTTCCGTATCAACGTTAGCGAATGACGTGAGTGATATTGGTTTGGTCGCGATTGAACCGAACATGGAAGGGCTTGTTAAAGATTTGCTTGAGAGCCAAGAGATCGATCTAGAGATTTTACTGAGTGACAGTGTCCCAGAGCAGATGATCATGCAACGCTCGCGTGTTGGTATTACTTCCAAAAAGTGGACTGACAAAGAGATGGCTAGGTTCGACATGCGCTACGGCTACAGACCGACGGAGCTAATGTTTACAGCAGACGTAATAGCTATTCTGGCGAATGAGAATAACCCAGCCACATCCATTAGTGTTGCTGAGCTTATCGATGTGTTTGGCTGTTCTAACGATCCCAAGCACCCTAAATGGTTACCAAGCAGTGATATTCGTAACGGTGAAAGTCTAGATACTCATATGTTGCCTTTTGCTATCGATCACAACCTAAAAGGGCACACTACCTTTTCAAGCTGGGTCGAATGTGGAACGGAAGGAGATTATGCTCATACTCAATTCTTAGCGGATTTGCCTGACCTCATTAATAAGATTGAAGATGAAGAAGCTGCGATTGGTTACACGGTTTACTCAGACCAAATCTCGGATGTGAAATGGCTGAGCGTGGTTGATAATCTAGGCGTGAACTACGACTTGAACAAAGAAACGATTCTCTCAGGTCGTTATCCATTGGCAACGGTTTACTATATGTACCTGAATATTCCAGCGCATCGCAAAGGCTTTACGGAACAAGAGAAGTTCTTTGTTGGGCTTACTCTGTCGGAAGAGCATCAAGGCGTGTTGAACCAATACGGTTTCATTAGTTTGCCACCAGAAGCTATTCAGCGTAACAAAGTTAGATTATCGCTTGAAGAGCCTGCAATAGAAGGTGGTTATAAATAA
- a CDS encoding OmpA family protein, with the protein MRYFKLAKLALLSSILLMGCAETPDTTMTRHQIDDLADDDRDGVINQRDLCADTPEDVTVDIKGCANWKIVEDVEVLSVAFDFDKYVLKPEHTAVLNELVRLLGEQPDASVTLVGDTSSEGTNVYNKALAKKRTGVIRDALIDRGIDGERIFEQEFTQITSLTQHLHKRKRRTIAVLKTESMEVNPSWNIFTSEMQLDSNSDVESKTSIDPVGGQ; encoded by the coding sequence ATGAGATATTTTAAACTAGCGAAACTAGCGCTACTGAGTTCTATCTTGCTAATGGGTTGTGCAGAAACGCCCGACACGACAATGACTCGCCATCAAATTGATGATCTAGCGGATGATGATCGTGACGGTGTGATTAACCAACGCGATCTGTGTGCAGATACACCAGAAGATGTGACAGTAGACATTAAAGGGTGTGCAAACTGGAAAATTGTCGAAGATGTTGAAGTCTTAAGCGTGGCATTTGATTTCGATAAATACGTTCTAAAACCTGAACACACGGCCGTTCTCAACGAGTTAGTGCGTTTACTGGGTGAACAGCCAGATGCATCAGTGACCTTAGTTGGTGATACGAGTTCAGAAGGTACTAATGTTTATAACAAAGCATTGGCCAAGAAAAGGACTGGCGTGATTCGAGATGCTCTGATTGACAGAGGCATCGATGGGGAGCGAATCTTCGAACAAGAATTTACTCAGATAACCAGCTTAACTCAGCACCTTCACAAGCGTAAGCGTAGAACTATTGCGGTGTTAAAAACAGAGAGCATGGAAGTGAATCCATCTTGGAATATCTTTACCTCAGAGATGCAGCTCGACAGCAATAGTGATGTTGAATCTAAGACATCGATTGATCCAGTAGGAGGCCAGTAA
- a CDS encoding TolC family outer membrane protein, translating to MHSKFLLSSCLLMSGLSQAASLEESVAFAIDYSPEILAQYSRYQSVVRDGDAASGLYMPQVNLYAAAGYEETRYNSGSKLDTDDRGLTRTEIGVKVSQLLFDGFKTTSNVDRLTFEAEAERLTLISRAENVSLDVVRNYLDILKAETLLELSKRNVKEHQEIYQDIQDKKSKGLSSNSDLAQISARVATAQSSLIAAQNNLFDLQTQYLRLVGKPAVNLVYPRFDYALLPSSAQVALEQAVENHPEIQASLLDIDAARKEMRREKGDYYPELKLELHANKNDNVSNPPGGVDEDARIMLTMDYDLFNGFSTDSRVESSAWRVEEARAIRLRTEREVKEGTQLAWNAYKMLEQQKSLLQQNVDAAKIAELGYIQQFNVGRRSLLDVLDAKVEVFLARRNFISTEYDQTLAAYRVLNAMGMLTYALRVEHPEEWQGENK from the coding sequence ATGCATTCAAAATTCTTACTCTCTTCTTGCTTACTAATGAGTGGACTGTCTCAAGCAGCGTCATTAGAAGAGTCTGTGGCCTTTGCCATCGACTATAGCCCAGAGATATTGGCGCAGTACTCCCGATACCAATCAGTGGTAAGAGACGGAGACGCGGCGAGTGGTTTGTATATGCCACAAGTGAACTTGTACGCAGCGGCAGGCTATGAAGAGACTCGCTACAACAGTGGCAGCAAACTCGATACCGATGATAGAGGCCTAACGAGAACGGAAATTGGCGTTAAAGTATCCCAGTTACTGTTCGATGGTTTTAAAACGACCTCGAATGTCGACCGATTAACCTTCGAGGCGGAAGCTGAGCGTCTAACTCTGATTTCGCGAGCTGAAAACGTTTCGTTAGACGTGGTGAGAAACTATCTCGATATTCTCAAGGCAGAGACGTTACTTGAACTGTCTAAGCGTAACGTAAAAGAGCACCAAGAGATCTACCAAGATATCCAAGATAAAAAGAGCAAAGGTTTGAGTAGTAACTCGGATCTGGCTCAGATCTCTGCCCGTGTTGCGACGGCGCAATCTTCATTGATCGCTGCTCAAAACAACCTGTTTGATTTACAAACTCAGTACTTACGCTTAGTGGGTAAGCCAGCTGTGAACTTGGTTTATCCCCGTTTTGATTATGCTCTGTTACCAAGCTCAGCACAGGTCGCGCTTGAACAGGCTGTCGAGAATCACCCTGAAATCCAAGCCTCTTTGCTTGATATTGATGCCGCTCGTAAAGAAATGCGCCGCGAGAAAGGGGATTACTACCCAGAACTAAAACTTGAGCTTCACGCCAACAAAAATGACAACGTGTCTAATCCTCCAGGTGGTGTTGATGAAGATGCGCGTATCATGTTAACGATGGATTACGACTTGTTTAATGGCTTCTCTACCGATTCTCGCGTGGAATCATCGGCTTGGCGAGTTGAAGAAGCAAGGGCGATACGATTACGAACCGAGCGTGAGGTTAAAGAGGGCACTCAGCTCGCTTGGAACGCATACAAGATGCTTGAACAACAAAAGTCCCTTCTTCAACAGAACGTGGATGCAGCAAAAATTGCAGAGCTTGGTTATATTCAACAATTTAATGTTGGCAGACGAAGCTTGCTGGATGTGCTCGATGCAAAAGTGGAAGTGTTCTTGGCTCGAAGAAACTTCATCAGCACTGAATACGATCAAACGTTAGCAGCATACCGTGTATTGAACGCGATGGGCATGTTGACCTACGCATTAAGGGTTGAACACCCAGAAGAGTGGCAAGGGGAGAACAAGTAA
- a CDS encoding HlyD family type I secretion periplasmic adaptor subunit: MSNDIQWTNNHLAFRSRKLIWLSALLIVSIIGWATWATLEEVVIGEGKVVPSLSVQTIQSLEGGLVQEIMVRQGQSVVKGQPLAKLEDTRFKAAFLESAQQADTLLAQQLRLKAELATVVLNNDAKEWFERVVLVPQDIVVDVSSHPALMNAKANYRERLGQLKSELEEAALRIEQQDQARVDTLNNIQTLESSLGIVIRERNMLKDVVASGAVAEVELLKLNRDVVKLKGDIASSKVAAQKQIAAYSESIADHRSIALDFRAKAQGQLNEVASKIAQLNESQQAIADQLKRTQILAPVDGTVKEVFVRTIGGVVRPGEPIIEIIPSNSDLIVEARISPQDIAFVHTGLGATVKFTAYDFVIYGGLKGEVIYVSADALQTEDGNAYYRAHIQLNEDQQQNSAFSIIPGMQVAVDILTGEKTVLSYWLKPILRAKENSLRER, translated from the coding sequence ATGAGTAATGATATTCAATGGACCAACAACCACTTGGCATTCCGCTCTCGTAAGCTGATTTGGTTGAGTGCTCTACTCATTGTCTCAATTATCGGTTGGGCTACGTGGGCAACATTAGAAGAAGTCGTGATCGGTGAAGGTAAAGTCGTTCCAAGCCTTTCGGTGCAAACCATTCAGAGCTTAGAAGGTGGGCTGGTTCAAGAGATCATGGTGCGACAAGGCCAATCTGTAGTGAAGGGGCAACCTCTGGCTAAGCTCGAAGATACACGTTTTAAAGCGGCGTTTTTAGAATCTGCCCAACAAGCCGATACCTTACTGGCCCAACAATTAAGATTGAAAGCGGAGCTGGCGACAGTCGTTTTAAATAATGATGCAAAAGAGTGGTTTGAACGAGTGGTTCTAGTACCGCAAGATATTGTTGTCGATGTATCAAGCCATCCCGCGTTAATGAATGCTAAGGCGAACTATCGAGAGCGTTTAGGACAGTTGAAGTCTGAACTGGAAGAGGCGGCACTTCGCATCGAGCAGCAAGATCAAGCACGTGTCGATACGCTCAATAATATTCAGACTTTAGAGAGCAGCCTAGGTATCGTGATTCGAGAACGCAATATGTTGAAAGATGTGGTTGCCAGCGGTGCGGTTGCAGAAGTTGAGCTGCTTAAACTGAACCGTGATGTGGTCAAGCTGAAAGGTGATATTGCCAGCTCGAAAGTGGCGGCTCAGAAACAGATAGCGGCTTACTCAGAGTCGATAGCCGACCATCGCAGCATCGCGTTAGATTTTCGTGCCAAAGCACAAGGCCAACTGAACGAAGTTGCCAGCAAAATAGCGCAATTGAATGAAAGCCAACAAGCGATCGCCGACCAACTGAAACGAACACAAATCTTAGCGCCTGTTGATGGCACAGTAAAAGAGGTCTTTGTGCGTACCATTGGTGGTGTTGTTCGTCCCGGCGAACCGATCATTGAGATCATCCCATCAAACAGTGACCTGATTGTTGAAGCGAGAATCTCTCCGCAAGATATCGCGTTTGTTCATACGGGACTGGGGGCAACAGTCAAATTCACGGCCTATGATTTTGTCATTTATGGCGGACTTAAAGGCGAGGTGATTTATGTCAGTGCCGACGCCTTACAAACGGAAGACGGTAATGCCTATTATCGCGCCCATATTCAGTTAAACGAAGACCAACAACAAAATTCTGCTTTTAGCATTATCCCAGGGATGCAAGTCGCGGTTGATATATTGACCGGAGAAAAAACAGTATTGAGTTATTGGTTAAAACCTATTTTACGAGCTAAGGAAAACTCACTTCGCGAACGATGA
- a CDS encoding type I secretion system permease/ATPase yields the protein MVEQKDSWLGCVEWLCEHFNVRSHPSKIVSGLPLDEGRLNESLFPRAVEKSGLTLSHVKKELLNQCQFPVVAVESATGSPLVVTQSSGGDFQVLNCESNLSQQILLKDLVIKVDSFVWQVGAQALDDARVQSHERSDSRSNTRWLWRVVKEVKPWYRDLFIASFLINVLALVVPLFTMNVYDRVVPNQAFNTLWVLAAGVGIVVIFDWVLRSSRSSVTDMAGRYIDNKLSSQLFSKVLGMKLENRPQSVGAFARQLQDFDSVKDFFTSISLVTLVDLPFTLLFLFLIGWLGGAMMFIPVAIMLVLIVLSIAMKGKVERTFDETARLSTQRQAQLFDCLTTLPDIKQNNAEGITQKRWEQTISSLSQWQTQSRHYSNIVTHSIQSSQQIVTITLIIFGVYQISEGLLSMGGLIAVVMLSGRAASSVNQLSLLLLRFQQTRSAVEGLNQIMELPQEESKHQVIDKGDFDGGVRLDEVTFTYPETQSPALKEISLEIKPGERVGLVGAAGAGKTTLLSIVARQYLPTTGQAFYQEIDGQLWPTSVLRSGMGWVGQTTNLIFGSVYDNVTLGATNVDEEKLRQALQQSGLNGYMGRLSNGLETPVGEGGRLLSGGQRQAVAIARALYRCPKLLIMDEPTSALDNQAEIQFFNALQSMPRETSMLISSHKSSFLMMCDRVVVLDKGQIVAEGEPKDILSLQKKSVPKGTSRFKTVSVVKGGRHE from the coding sequence TTGGTAGAACAAAAAGACAGCTGGCTAGGTTGTGTTGAGTGGCTATGTGAGCATTTTAATGTTCGCAGTCACCCTTCCAAAATAGTGTCTGGCCTACCTTTAGATGAAGGCAGGCTCAATGAATCCCTTTTTCCAAGAGCGGTTGAGAAATCGGGGCTAACGCTGAGCCACGTTAAAAAAGAATTACTGAATCAATGTCAGTTCCCTGTTGTTGCTGTTGAGTCCGCGACAGGGTCTCCTCTTGTCGTAACCCAAAGCTCCGGTGGCGACTTTCAAGTATTGAATTGTGAATCTAACTTAAGCCAACAAATTCTCCTTAAAGACTTAGTCATTAAAGTGGACTCATTTGTTTGGCAAGTGGGTGCCCAAGCGCTTGATGATGCGCGTGTTCAATCCCATGAACGCAGTGACAGTAGATCCAACACCCGTTGGTTATGGCGTGTCGTCAAGGAAGTGAAGCCTTGGTATCGCGATCTGTTTATCGCTTCGTTCTTGATCAACGTGCTAGCGCTGGTGGTTCCGTTATTTACCATGAATGTGTACGACCGCGTTGTGCCAAACCAAGCGTTTAACACGCTTTGGGTGTTGGCGGCAGGCGTTGGTATTGTCGTTATTTTTGATTGGGTGTTGAGAAGCTCACGAAGCTCTGTGACCGACATGGCTGGGCGCTATATTGATAACAAGTTGTCTTCTCAACTGTTCTCTAAAGTCCTTGGTATGAAATTGGAAAATCGACCTCAATCAGTAGGCGCATTTGCCAGACAGCTTCAAGATTTCGATAGCGTGAAAGATTTCTTCACTTCTATTTCTTTGGTTACTTTAGTCGACCTGCCGTTCACCTTGTTGTTCCTATTCCTTATTGGCTGGCTCGGTGGCGCGATGATGTTCATTCCTGTCGCCATCATGTTGGTCTTGATCGTGCTGAGCATTGCGATGAAAGGCAAAGTTGAGAGAACATTCGATGAAACCGCACGCCTCTCGACACAAAGACAGGCACAGCTGTTTGATTGCTTAACAACCCTTCCGGACATCAAGCAAAACAATGCTGAGGGAATCACTCAGAAACGTTGGGAACAGACGATTTCATCGCTCTCTCAATGGCAGACTCAATCTCGTCATTACTCCAATATCGTGACGCACTCTATTCAGTCCAGTCAGCAGATCGTGACCATCACTCTGATTATCTTCGGCGTGTATCAGATCTCTGAAGGCTTGCTGAGTATGGGTGGTTTGATAGCCGTGGTGATGTTGAGTGGGCGCGCTGCAAGTTCGGTGAACCAGCTTTCTCTTCTATTGCTGAGGTTCCAACAAACACGTTCGGCCGTTGAAGGGCTCAATCAGATTATGGAGCTACCTCAAGAAGAGTCCAAACACCAAGTTATCGACAAAGGAGACTTTGATGGTGGGGTTAGGTTAGATGAAGTGACGTTTACTTATCCAGAGACTCAAAGCCCCGCGCTAAAGGAAATCTCTTTGGAGATAAAACCGGGTGAGCGAGTTGGCCTTGTTGGTGCCGCTGGCGCAGGTAAAACCACGCTTTTATCGATTGTTGCTCGACAGTATTTGCCAACAACAGGACAAGCTTTCTATCAAGAGATTGATGGGCAGTTATGGCCAACCAGTGTCTTGCGCAGCGGAATGGGCTGGGTAGGGCAAACCACTAATTTGATCTTTGGCAGTGTTTACGACAACGTTACTTTGGGTGCGACCAACGTTGATGAAGAGAAGCTAAGACAAGCGCTGCAACAGTCTGGCCTCAACGGTTACATGGGACGCTTAAGCAATGGCTTAGAAACGCCTGTCGGTGAAGGTGGCCGATTGCTTTCAGGAGGGCAACGACAAGCGGTGGCTATCGCAAGGGCGCTTTATCGTTGTCCAAAATTACTGATCATGGATGAACCTACCAGTGCGCTAGATAATCAAGCTGAGATACAGTTCTTCAATGCACTTCAAAGTATGCCAAGAGAAACTTCAATGCTGATCAGCTCACACAAATCTTCATTCTTGATGATGTGTGATCGTGTGGTTGTATTGGATAAAGGTCAGATCGTGGCTGAGGGTGAGCCAAAAGACATTTTATCTCTACAGAAGAAAAGTGTACCCAAAGGAACCAGTCGCTTCAAAACGGTTTCGGTGGTGAAGGGAGGTCGTCATGAGTAA